From one Physeter macrocephalus isolate SW-GA chromosome 18, ASM283717v5, whole genome shotgun sequence genomic stretch:
- the LOC102991176 gene encoding zinc finger and SCAN domain-containing protein 16 isoform X4, whose product MATSLEPEEQKGPLIVKADHYGGQDSISQKYSPHRRELFRQHFRKLCYQDAPGPREALTQLWELCHQWLRPECHTKEQILDLLVLEQFLSILPRDLQAWVQAHHPETGEEAVTVLEDLERELDEPPKQVPANSERQDTLLDKLAPLRRPHESLTIQLHPKKTQQEQESGEPQRNDIHLHQ is encoded by the exons ATGGCCACATCCCTGGAACCTGAGGAACAAAAAGGACCTTTAATAGTTAAGGCAGACCATTATGGGGGACAGGACTCCATCTCACAAAAGTACAGTCCTCACAGAAGGGAACTCTTCAGGCAGCACTTCAGGAAGCTCTGCTATCAGGATGCACCTGGACCCCGTGAAGCTCTTACCCAGCTCTGGGAGCTTTGCCACCAGTGGCTGAGGCCAGAATGCCACACAAAGGAGCAGATTTTAGACCTGCTGGTGCTTGAACAGTTCCTGAGCATTCTCCCTAGGGACCTGCAAGCATGGGTGCAGGCACACCATCCAGAGACTGGAGAGGAGGCGGTGACTGTGCTGGAGGATCTGGAGAGAGAGCTTGATGAACCTCCAAAGCAG GTCCCAGCCAATTCAGAAAGACAGGACACACTTTTGGACAAGTTGGCCCCCTTGAGAAGGCCACATGAATCACTGACTATCCAGCTCCATCCCAAGAAGACCCAGCAGGAGCAGGAATCTGGGGAGCCCCAAAGGAATG atattcatcTTCATCAGTAA
- the LOC102991176 gene encoding zinc finger and SCAN domain-containing protein 16 isoform X3 codes for MATSLEPEEQKGPLIVKADHYGGQDSISQKYSPHRRELFRQHFRKLCYQDAPGPREALTQLWELCHQWLRPECHTKEQILDLLVLEQFLSILPRDLQAWVQAHHPETGEEAVTVLEDLERELDEPPKQVPANSERQDTLLDKLAPLRRPHESLTIQLHPKKTQQEQESGEPQRNDCQATCTYGNQMVFMDISSSQ; via the exons ATGGCCACATCCCTGGAACCTGAGGAACAAAAAGGACCTTTAATAGTTAAGGCAGACCATTATGGGGGACAGGACTCCATCTCACAAAAGTACAGTCCTCACAGAAGGGAACTCTTCAGGCAGCACTTCAGGAAGCTCTGCTATCAGGATGCACCTGGACCCCGTGAAGCTCTTACCCAGCTCTGGGAGCTTTGCCACCAGTGGCTGAGGCCAGAATGCCACACAAAGGAGCAGATTTTAGACCTGCTGGTGCTTGAACAGTTCCTGAGCATTCTCCCTAGGGACCTGCAAGCATGGGTGCAGGCACACCATCCAGAGACTGGAGAGGAGGCGGTGACTGTGCTGGAGGATCTGGAGAGAGAGCTTGATGAACCTCCAAAGCAG GTCCCAGCCAATTCAGAAAGACAGGACACACTTTTGGACAAGTTGGCCCCCTTGAGAAGGCCACATGAATCACTGACTATCCAGCTCCATCCCAAGAAGACCCAGCAGGAGCAGGAATCTGGGGAGCCCCAAAGGAATG acTGTCAAGCAACTTGTACATATGGTAATCAAATGGTCTTTATGGACATATCCTCATCTCAGTGA